A part of Curtobacterium sp. MCLR17_036 genomic DNA contains:
- a CDS encoding family 16 glycosylhydrolase, producing the protein MNRRVLIAAATTGALVLGVPTAASATAWWGWDGHHHRHHAPPTAPPTSDPTDPDTLTPSPAPSESSAPEPSETTDPVPTDPVPTETPTQDPAPAPADEPTATPTPEPAPVDEAATAASPPDSSFVEQFSAGAALGQVASAYAQSWQPYPDGTSGIYAPSRTVTAHDGVLDVALGTGAGAAGTFGTKTGAWDHVGGSFSVRARATGGDGNGAAFMLWPTSNRWADGEIDFPEGNFEASPSAFQHSMTPGREAERVQVPSGVSWRDWHTYTVDWDPGRSVTYKVDGQVLHTVTQDVPTTPHRFMFQVGNWGASGHLLIDWVSTTE; encoded by the coding sequence GTGAACCGCCGCGTCCTCATCGCCGCCGCCACCACCGGTGCGCTCGTGCTCGGTGTCCCGACCGCAGCCTCCGCCACCGCTTGGTGGGGCTGGGACGGCCACCACCACCGTCACCACGCCCCGCCGACGGCCCCGCCCACGTCCGACCCCACCGACCCGGACACGCTGACCCCGTCACCCGCTCCGTCGGAGTCGTCGGCTCCGGAACCCTCGGAGACGACGGACCCGGTGCCGACGGACCCGGTGCCGACGGAGACGCCGACGCAGGACCCGGCTCCCGCCCCGGCGGACGAGCCGACGGCGACCCCCACGCCCGAGCCCGCCCCGGTCGACGAGGCCGCCACGGCAGCGTCCCCGCCGGACTCCTCGTTCGTCGAGCAGTTCTCGGCGGGTGCGGCGCTCGGCCAGGTCGCGTCGGCGTACGCGCAGTCGTGGCAGCCGTACCCGGACGGCACCTCGGGCATCTACGCGCCGAGCCGCACGGTCACGGCGCACGACGGCGTCCTCGACGTCGCACTCGGCACCGGTGCGGGTGCTGCGGGCACCTTCGGCACGAAGACCGGCGCCTGGGACCACGTCGGCGGCTCGTTCTCCGTGCGTGCACGGGCGACCGGCGGCGACGGCAACGGGGCGGCCTTCATGCTCTGGCCGACGTCGAACCGGTGGGCCGACGGCGAGATCGACTTCCCCGAGGGCAACTTCGAGGCGAGCCCGTCCGCCTTCCAGCACTCGATGACCCCGGGCCGCGAAGCCGAGCGGGTCCAGGTGCCGAGCGGCGTCTCGTGGCGCGACTGGCACACCTACACGGTGGACTGGGACCCCGGTCGGTCGGTCACCTACAAGGTCGACGGTCAGGTGCTCCACACGGTGACGCAGGACGTCCCGACGACGCCGCACCGCTTCATGTTCCAGGTCGGCAACTGGGGCGCGTCCGGACACCTGCTCATCGACTGGGTGTCCACCACCGAGTGA